A single region of the Eleginops maclovinus isolate JMC-PN-2008 ecotype Puerto Natales chromosome 4, JC_Emac_rtc_rv5, whole genome shotgun sequence genome encodes:
- the tmem276b gene encoding transmembrane protein 178B isoform X1: MAAMKILTGTGLFLAFCALGLLAMAICTDYWYETDARRHRERCKNYANKRNDPGYIYISNHNLPLQMPPKSLERKGNGPDAGALIRGKRHFLAAASAMESHCSRQFNSTISGLWRKCHREGFDLETEDLIYKVIAVSISFPAGIIQRCTPVKYHYSSSILPRNVPINITKTIRQDEWHALHLRRMTAGFVGMAVSIILFGWIIGVLGCCQQHDLMQYVAGLLFLMGGTCCIISLCTCVAGINFELSRYPRYMYGLPEDISHGYGWSMFCAWGGLGLTLLAGFLCTLAPSLSTPTRTTPHKPRQENGTV; encoded by the exons ATGGCCGCTATGAAAATATTAACAGGCACAGGGCTCTTCTTGGCTTTCTGTGCGCTCGGGCTGCTCGCCATGGCCATTTGCACCGATTACTGGTACGAGACTGATGCTCGGAGACATCGAGAGAGGTGTAAAAACTATGCCAACAAGCGAAACGACCCGGGGTACATCTACATTTCCAACCACAACCTCCCCCTCCAGATGCCTCCTAAGAGCCTAGAGAGGAAAGGTAACGGCCCAGATGCTGGAGCTCTCATCCGGGGGAAGCGCCACTTTCTGGCCGCGGCGTCCGCCATGGAGTCTCACTGCAGTCGGCAGTTTAACTCCACCATCTCCGGGCTTTGGAGGAAGTGTCACCGGGAGGGATTCGACCTGGAGACCGAGGACCTTATTTACAAAG TTATAGCTGTCTCCATCTCCTTTCCGGCAGGAATAATTCAAAGATGTACCCCAGTCAAGTATCACTACTCTTCGTCCATCCTACCACGAAATGTACCCATCAACATCACAAAGACCATACGACAGGATGAGTGGCATGCACTCC ATCTAAGAAGAATGACGGCTGGCTTCGTGGGAATGGCCGTGTCCATCATTCTCTTTGGCTGGATCATCGGAGTGCTGGGATGCTGCCAGCAGCATGACCTCATGCAATATGTAGCTGGGCTACTCTTTCTCATGGGAG GAACATGCTGCATAATCTCCTTGTGCACATGTGTGGCAGGAATCAACTTTGAGTTATCCCGCTACCCCCGCTACATGTACGGCCTGCCTGAGGACATTAGCCATGGCTATGGCTGGTCCATGTTTTGTGCCTGGGGTGGTCTGGGTCTCACATTGCTGGCTGGCTTCCTCTGCACCTTGGCACCTTCCCTGAGCACGCCCACTCGCACAACACCCCACAAGCCGAGGCAGGAGAATGGAACCGTGTGA
- the slc39a13 gene encoding zinc transporter ZIP13, translated as MKGGSCKKPGWAVAALFIPVTLLVLTSRGALSSHKMTQTAMSQATASAAGPGPGLTDSLPGFREISNFLSSEQAHVWLLSLVGSVAVGLTGIFPLLVIPIEAGAALKSEAGGQKLKQLLSFAIGGLLGDVFLHLLPEAWALSGSSAGKHNHYMTQGMWVIAGLLAFLILEKMFPDQDSKEEEEPTSNSDLNSNNALLSDAAPSGKAVASLRNGHHADSWKSSKQQSLQERSDKIKTSGYLNLLANCIDNFTHGLAVAGSFMVSKKVGFLTTFAILLHEIPHEVGDFAILLRAGFDRWSAACMQLSTALVGVLGACFALCAQSPKGTENATAWILPFTSGGFLYIAMVNVVPDLLQESSLRQSLLQVLLIFCGVAVMAVLSAIVD; from the exons ATGAAAGGTGGAAGCTGTAAGAAGCCCGGCTGGGCTGTAGCTGCTCTGTTTATCCCAGTTACCCTGTTGGTGCTGACCTCCAGGGGGGCCTTAAGCAGCCACAAGATGACACAAACAGCTATGTCTCAGGCCACAGCCTCAGCTGCAGGACCGGGCCCGGGCCTGACAGATAGTCTCCCAGGCTTCCGTGAAATATCAAACTTCTTATCCAGCGAACAGGCTCATGTCTGGCTCTTGTCCCTGGTGGGCTCTGTTGCTGTAGGCCTCACTGGGATTTTTCCCCTTCTGGTGATTCCCATTGAAGCTGGAGCGGCCCTTAAATCAGAAG CTGGTGGTCAGAAGCTGAAGCAGCTGTTAAGCTTTGCGATTGGTGGTCTCCTTGGTGATGTATTCCTTCACCTCCTTCCTGAGGCGTGGGCGCTCTCTGGCTCTTCAG CTGGTAAACACAACCACTACATGACCCAGGGCATGTGGGTAATCGCTGGCCTTTTGGCTTTCCTCATCCTGGAGAAGATGTTCCCAGACCAAGACagcaaggaggaggaggagcccaCTTCAAATTCAGACCTGAACTCTAACAATGCT CTGCTTTCTGATGCAGCTCCCAGTGGAAAGGCAGTGGCATCACTCAGAAATGGGCACCATGCTGATTCATGGAAATCTTCTAAGCAGCAAAGTCTTCAGGAAAGATCGGATAAAATCAAG ACCAGTGGATACCTAAACCTTCTGGCCAACTGCATTGACAACTTTACTCACGGACTGGCTGTGGCAGGAAGTTTTATGGTTAGCAAAAAG GTTGGGTTCCTTACTACCTTTGCCATCCTGCTCCATGAAATCCCCCATGAG GTGGGGGACTTTGCCATTCTGCTAAGGGCCGGGTTCGACCGCTGGAGTGCAGCCTGCATGCAGCTGTCCACAGCGCTGGTTGGTGTCTTGGGAGCTTGCTTCGCTCTGTGCGCTCAGTCACCAAAAGGCACAG AAAATGCCACTGCCTGGATACTGCCTTTCACCTCGGGAGGGTTCCTCTACATAGCTATGGTGAATGTGGTGCCTGATCTGCTGCAGGAGTCCAGTTTAAG GCAGTCCCTACTGCAGGTCCTGCTCATCTTCTGCGGCGTGGCTGTCATGGCTGTGCTCTCTGCCATTGTTGACTGA
- the tmem276b gene encoding transmembrane protein 178B isoform X2: protein MAAMKILTGTGLFLAFCALGLLAMAICTDYWYETDARRHRERCKNYANKRNDPGYIYISNHNLPLQMPPKSLERKGNGPDAGALIRGKRHFLAAASAMESHCSRQFNSTISGLWRKCHREGFDLETEDLIYKGIIQRCTPVKYHYSSSILPRNVPINITKTIRQDEWHALHLRRMTAGFVGMAVSIILFGWIIGVLGCCQQHDLMQYVAGLLFLMGGTCCIISLCTCVAGINFELSRYPRYMYGLPEDISHGYGWSMFCAWGGLGLTLLAGFLCTLAPSLSTPTRTTPHKPRQENGTV, encoded by the exons ATGGCCGCTATGAAAATATTAACAGGCACAGGGCTCTTCTTGGCTTTCTGTGCGCTCGGGCTGCTCGCCATGGCCATTTGCACCGATTACTGGTACGAGACTGATGCTCGGAGACATCGAGAGAGGTGTAAAAACTATGCCAACAAGCGAAACGACCCGGGGTACATCTACATTTCCAACCACAACCTCCCCCTCCAGATGCCTCCTAAGAGCCTAGAGAGGAAAGGTAACGGCCCAGATGCTGGAGCTCTCATCCGGGGGAAGCGCCACTTTCTGGCCGCGGCGTCCGCCATGGAGTCTCACTGCAGTCGGCAGTTTAACTCCACCATCTCCGGGCTTTGGAGGAAGTGTCACCGGGAGGGATTCGACCTGGAGACCGAGGACCTTATTTACAAAG GAATAATTCAAAGATGTACCCCAGTCAAGTATCACTACTCTTCGTCCATCCTACCACGAAATGTACCCATCAACATCACAAAGACCATACGACAGGATGAGTGGCATGCACTCC ATCTAAGAAGAATGACGGCTGGCTTCGTGGGAATGGCCGTGTCCATCATTCTCTTTGGCTGGATCATCGGAGTGCTGGGATGCTGCCAGCAGCATGACCTCATGCAATATGTAGCTGGGCTACTCTTTCTCATGGGAG GAACATGCTGCATAATCTCCTTGTGCACATGTGTGGCAGGAATCAACTTTGAGTTATCCCGCTACCCCCGCTACATGTACGGCCTGCCTGAGGACATTAGCCATGGCTATGGCTGGTCCATGTTTTGTGCCTGGGGTGGTCTGGGTCTCACATTGCTGGCTGGCTTCCTCTGCACCTTGGCACCTTCCCTGAGCACGCCCACTCGCACAACACCCCACAAGCCGAGGCAGGAGAATGGAACCGTGTGA